ctaaagggagtttcttcttgccatctttattattgttccaaaaaaaatctctaagagtatcctgtaaactaacaatagctgcttttggagacttcaaaacagacatgagatatatgggaacaacattcaaaacagacttgatgagaacaattttacccaccaaagtttaccatctatgattccatgagagaattcttttagaaatgaccgaaataatcttatccaaaaaaccaatcttatcttgtttaacaaagaaaggaatcccaaagtaagtacatggaagatttccagtctcaaatccccaaaaggattgcaacctatgttgaagcagttgtgatgtattaaggaagaaaatctttgatttatcaccattcactttttgaccagaaaatgatgcataattttgtattattcctttaatcacttttgcctcaactaatgaagcatgtccaaataatagagtatcatctgcaaagagacaatgagaaataaacCTTAttcctttccaaagcccccccactttagcagccctaatagcccaactaaaggtttcagctaggagaataaacaaaaagggagaaagaggatctccttgtctcaaacccctagaggaagtgaaaaaaccacaaggagaaccattaattaaaaccgagaatcttacaaaagaaatacatgcacgaatccatttgacccaagccttggaaaaacctaacttctcaagaacaacacataaagccccccactctactttatcataagccttcatcatgtctagtttaactatcatggtcggggttctttgggtggaaatagaatgcaacacctcatgtgctacaattgcaccctctgtcatctcccttccaggaacaaaaGTACCTTGCTCCATTGAAATAaccctaggtagaatttttgccaacctaagggaaattgccttcgtaaatatcttatacaaagtgttacataaagcaatggggcggaagtcagcaaaagtcttagtatcctcttttttaggaataattgcaatcattgtagtattaagttcttttaaaacagacctatttctcctagcttcctcgagagccaataaaacattatttcccacaaaatcccaacatttttgaaaaaataaaggagtagaACCATCTGGTCCCAGAGCTTTAtctggattcatggcaaagacaacactcttaagttcttctaaggaaaagggagacatcaacatcttattgtcttccaaagatactaaaggaggaatattagatataatatcattgctgagatttccattttccgaagataataatgacttaaaaaacctaactgcctctaaagcaatgtcctctagctctgtcaataaattctcattttgacactgaatacaagatatcctattcttacatcttttaatcttagttgaagaatgaaagaattttgtgttcctgtcaccatctgaaagccacaaCTTTCTAGATTTCCTCtctagatttcctctctagctaacacctcctcaagctataattttagtgacttcaattcatcaaaaacttgtggcaccataccattttgaagcacatgagtattaagacactcaatcatatcttgaatcctttttttctcctgaaaaatgttcttaaaatgcgagatatttcattccctaatattcaatttcaaataacttaaacttcttagcaatttgaaacatacgggacccagaacaaaaaggagcagaattctaccatttcataagcagaggcaaaaatgaagaatccctaaaccacatgggctcaaatttaaatggagacttaaaagaaggcctatcctcaataactgaaagggaaattggaaaatgatcagaacccgagaccggtagaatagagaaaaagaattcaaaatctgaatcaatccaattcttagataacaaaaactgatctaatctctcagcaatctgagaaaaatcccttctcatgtttgtccatgtgaaaaccccattatgaaacttacaataaaaaaggctcatatcagaaatgaaatccccaaagtcatccataatccttttattagggaaaacacctcctcatttctcatctaaatcagtgatagcattaaaatcacccccgaagataataaaggaaccatgtcttaaaggagaagaaatcctctttaattcaccccataacttactcttcccttgaattcctaacggagcataaatgttaaaaagccagaatgtaaccttcgaaatcttgcttataactaaagtcaacatccaatttgtagcagatgctactaactgtacctcaatattataattattccaaagcactgccaaacctcctaaagcaccacaagcaggagaagaaagaaaattccaccttctccaagatgaaaaacccaaatcagcagactcctttgacaactttgtttcttgcaacataaaaatatcacacttaattaagtccatttgggacttaattaagcgtctcttgttaggggcatttaagcccctaacattccaagaaataattctcattgtcctcgaggggaggtcgaagctcccctcttcccattaatcggagaatttttgctttcctcAAAGCAACCTTacaaattacgtttcacagcccctgatcttgtcacatgAGGACTAGTCACAGATCTTTTACTCctttttctttttacacttacagtagttaggcatgttttcttaggcctaccaagagagactgaatgcctcccttgcccaccaacaggagaaagggacaaagtcttttgaattccagcatcaatttccatttgagtcttaagattatttggaggcctacctctcccaggagaaaccactgatggtgaaaaaccagagttgtttggacaattggtaaacttttgcatgactttggagaagccaggataattggattatcttcaaaacccaactctgttgtagccaaaaccgcaaaaggattagcagatgcagaaattggaagggtcgagtttataccccccaaatcattctcaattgaacaaacaactctatcaataataccctcatccatctgatgtgcatgattgttaaaaatatcatttacttgctgaaccagattctcatctggcataataacaaggacaacctctgacggattactattctctaaggaagattcattagccatattaatttcaacatttagaggggaattattagacaccaaattcttaatttcctaaactaaagaagcatcattaggaaaacctatggtaggtacctgtttaatagtttccatatcaaccactgcatttttatctaaattcacattctttgaagaatccaaaacctccttatgagtgcatgaagacaaattgtcatccttaccttttatgtgattatttggcatcttagggaaaTCTATTgtcaatggatgatctactccatttaTCGGGGGATTGCCATCCATcactatacccccgttattagaaaatatcttcagtaaagatgaaagtgagaccgaacccaaagtgtgatcatttggtttcctagaactacgacacaatggattattttcaagattaatgtgacctgtttctaccaatttatgcgaagagacatttccacatccttcaaccgaaggtcccaccgacaaactatctttattaagggatttagggacagagccaacaacctgctggtttttcttaaaatccataagtaatggagcatccaaaagtaaaagagacttaagaagctctgtatgtaatttctcaattgactggcaccaaataccatcatgagacttgatattacaagtacaagggcaaacattattagggttaataagaacacaaatttttaccagaacctccccctccacaaagtccattttagatgttaaaaaagttccaatagtatttccaattttctcaagaacatccggatccataaattcaaaagaaattttaggtaaaccaaaccaaaaAAGACTAAGTTTCGAACTAGACCCAGCacgaacaaaaaaaggtttccaagccgcaattgaaattaaatgttttccaaaccaatgatgtgaagtacttaatacctcatctctgaaagaaggagaatcaaagacaataataaaagcattcgcagacaataattgaaaataatgcatatctccccatcttttctgcaatttatgataaagctttaacaaactaatttgatcacactaaatttccccagaaatagcattcgtatgcaaacaattcactttcttatcgacataggaaccCAGAAGATCAATACAAgagataggagcccaaacctgtgatgaagaaacccTCGGCAGAATAGGATCagtaggtatcttacttaccttttccagactagcttccttgaggttcacatttaccttatttcccacttgCTGTGAAGAAACATAAACCCTAgccgcagtctccttatttgccaagccaacaaccctagcaaacgtttgctgattgcccagatccaaagaccatttccctGAAAAGCCCTTCAATTGCTTCTTAGAATTCCCTTGATTCCCACCATTATTAAAACACCctcgagtgaatctccttccattgttattctgtcTCCATGCCACACAGCGTCTGTTccgaaagaagccttgaaagtattttgaaactggttgaaaaaccttgttatttccgctCTGGTTTACTTGTAtcaccatgtccttccatctgtcgttcgtgtagacccactgcggaacatgaggcgggtcttcccagcccacatccgcccatgaacccaaatgtcgTTTATCGGCCATTTCCGATCGCAAGATTGTAATAGAAAATAGTGCAGATATTTGCACTTACCGTTACAGAGATTTATTTACTTGTCCGACAAGACCACAAATTTGAAATTGATGGAGGAACCGACAAGAAGCATAGAAGCCCAACCTTCCCTAGAATTCACAAACCGCTACAACTGAACCTCCGATCTTACTATAGAAGCCTTTGAATCCTCGCCTTCCACTGCTAAGAAACCCGATCGATAAGTGCGTTTTGGCTTGTTATCTTACGCTGCTAAGATTTGGGATTTGAAACGGTAAAAAAACTGGTATGGTTGATGGTGTTGTAGCTCCTGGTCACTGCGTTTCCTTCCGCACAATTGCAATTATCTAGACTACAGATCACTGGTCTCAGGATGCCCTAGCCATGTTAACGAGTGCGCACTTTTGTCCCGATGCATCTCTGGTAATCAGTGGACGACAGTAAGCGGACAAATACATATCAATTTGTAGGGTGAAGAGTTTGTTAGGACTGTTGTAGGTTTGTCCAAAGTTTGGCTCGGGCTTCCTTTGTTATATTTTGCATGCCCTGATAAATTAACCTGTGCGTGTTCCTTTCGTTCACGGTATCCGATCGCAATGATCcttttcaaaaataataataataataaaagaataaGATATAGTAGGAATATATATTTCCTTATTCAAAAAATATTTAGATTAGAATAATGTAAATGTTTTTTTAGAGAtttgtgtatatttttttttttgtgtaaatAAATTAAACTCTctgtgaaaaaataataataaaaaaatgagatATATTAGGAATATATATTtccttattcaaaaaaaaattagattagaATAATGTAAATGTTTTTTTAGAGATCCgtgtattttttcttttttctttctctaTGTAAATAAATTAAACTCTCTTTGAATTTACATTTTCAACTCTCTGTTTATTTAATCCTTTGAGGATATTATTTCTGGAAACAATTCATCTCTCTGTGATTTTTCTTCGAATACATATTCTTCTTGTAAATTTATTTCTTCATTTATTCCTGTGATTAATTAtctctcaaatatttaatcttgtgaataattatcttttaaaaatCTATATTTATTTTCCTTTGATATCTCTATGTACATCTATCCTGAAATGGTCCACCTCTTCTGAGAATAATTTATTTTCCTCTGTGTATTTTACCTCTGAGATTAAGTTTTCATTTATCTCTCAGGTTAATCTAATTCCTTGTATTTAATTAATCCTCAGAATAATACATTCCCTTGTGTCTATTTGGCTCTGTACATTTAACTGATGAAATTAAACACAAGAAACTATACTTCCGATCAGCCCTCACCCATCTCCCTTCCGAACAATCTAGTTAGGCCCCTCACTCGGTagttatatatataaacaaaaaaaaaattgtttatttttttcCCCACTGTTTCTATTACCGTGCAGGAAGAGGAGGTGGGGAGGGTAATAATCCCTACCCACCCCACTACCTACGGCCCACTTCCCCACTCCTTCTCCCTTAACTTCCTACGGCCATTAATTgcctttttttattaaaaaaactatgAGAGTAAATTAATTCGTtagtttaaaaaaattattaataattttttttttattataaactggttataattaaatttagatttcaTTAA
The nucleotide sequence above comes from Cryptomeria japonica chromosome 11, Sugi_1.0, whole genome shotgun sequence. Encoded proteins:
- the LOC131073634 gene encoding uncharacterized protein LOC131073634 encodes the protein MADKRHLGSWADVGWEDPPHVPQWVYTNDRWKDMVIQVNQSGNNKVFQPVSKYFQGFFRNRRCVAWRQNNNGRRFTRGCFNNGGNQGNSKKQLKGFSGKWSLDLGNQQTFARVVGLANKETAARVYVSSQQVGNKEGFWLMGLGTGLWKIMSSSIDSSCGVYI